A genomic region of Miscanthus floridulus cultivar M001 chromosome 3, ASM1932011v1, whole genome shotgun sequence contains the following coding sequences:
- the LOC136545891 gene encoding uncharacterized protein, which translates to MDPSRPLLRRGAFLSSSVHAATALLLVVVLLVTLLRLPLSTSPHVADTLTDQKPQEQTCDPTSPLDCADPRLFHLMMRSAIEAFPAVHFARFGRPVSGDPPSSSCDMAWRARSDSDSPSKATTKDYRRFAIARDPHTCAYSVLSIGDYHSGPNARKPRRGATNATIATPPPPALSRSQFIQGAYLAYLGGGDRCKPMPHYLRSLLCALAEARYLNRTLILDLTLCLAASYAAPGTGGMPEEGKRLAFYIDIEHLQSQVPIIEERQFWADWDSWGVQGQLQARLIEDTRLAPIKSSKVRDTLIVRKFGDVEPGNYWYNVCEGEAKHLLGPSRSVMRWAPSLMHIVDDIISRMQPAFDSVHMNAKGEDLRQRVEEVLGGGRQVYVAGEGVNSALLESLKAKRIIHYLDEFEDLWWTDSKWFLEMKRLNGGVPVEFDGYMREVVDREVFLKGKKMVEVLR; encoded by the coding sequence ATGGATCCGAGCCGCCCTCTGCTTCGGCGCGGCGCCTTCCTCTCCTCTTCCGTCCACGCTGCAACCGCCCTCCTCCtagtcgtcgtcctcctcgtcacgctcctccgcctccccctctccaccTCCCCACACGTCGCCGACACCCTCACCGACCAGAAGCCTCAGGAGCAGACCTGCGATCCTACCTCCCCGCTCGACTGCGCCGACCCGCGCCTGTTCCATCTCATGATGCGCAGCGCCATCGAAGCCTTCCCGGCCGTCCATTTTGCTCGCTTCGGCCGCCCCGTCTCCGGTGATCCCCCATCCTCCTCTTGCGACATGGCCTGGCGCGCCCGCTCAGACTCCGATTCCCCCTCCAAGGCCACTACCAAGGACTACCGCCGCTTCGCCATCGCCCGCGACCCCCACACATGCGCCTATTCCGTCCTCTCAATCGGCGATTACCATTCCGGCCCCAACGCTCGCAAGCCCCGCCGCGGCGCCACTAATGCCACCATCGCCACTCCGCCACCGCCTGCGCTCTCCCGCTCTCAGTTCATCCAGGGCGCGTACCTCGCTTACCTCGGCGGCGGCGACCGCTGCAAGCCCATGCCACACTACCTGCGCAGCCTCCTCTGCGCCCTCGCCGAGGCTCGCTACCTAAACCGCACCCTCATCCTCGATCTCACACTCTGCCTCGCTGCCTCCTATGCCGCCCCCGGGACGGGGGGAATGCCTGAGGAAGGCAAGCGCCTTGCCTTCTACATCGACATTGAGCACCTACAATCCCAGGTCCCCATCATTGAGGAGAGACAGTTCTGGGCGGACTGGGACAGTTGGGGCGTGCAGGGCCAACTCCAGGCACGCCTCATTGAGGACACCAGGCTTGCACCTATAAAGTCCTCCAAGGTGAGGGACACCCTCATTGTCAGGAAATTCGGAGACGTCGAGCCAGGGAACTACTGGTACAATGTCTGTGAGGGTGAGGCAAAGCATTTGCTAGGCCCATCGCGCTCGGTGATGCGCTGGGCACCAAGCTTGATGCAcattgttgatgatatcatctcaAGGATGCAACCAGCCTTTGATTCGGTCCATATGAATGCCAAGGGTGAGGACCTCAGACAGAGGGTTGAGGAAGTTCTTGGTGGAGGGCGGCAGGTGTATGTTGCGGGGGAGGGGGTCAACAGTGCATTGCTGGAGTCACTTAAGGCAAAGCGCATTATACATTATCTGGATGAATTTGAGGACCTGTGGTGGACAGACAGTAAGTGGTTCTTGGAGATGAAGAGGCTCAATGGCGGTGTTCCTGTGGAGTTTGATGGGTACATGCGTGAGGTTGTTGATAGAGAGGTCTTCCTCAAGGGGAAGAAGATGGTGGAGGTGCTCCGGTGA